AAGAAAGATCGCTAAGCAATTGGGGATTAGTGAGCGCCGCGTGCGGATTGCAGGAATAAAAGACAAAAAAGCCGTGACTGCTCAGCACATTAGCATAGAAAACATAAGGTTGAGACAGCTGAAACGCATACGTGTAGACGGCATCCACGTGTATCCTCTCTGCTATTCGCCGAACATGATTTTTCCTCACATGTCATTCGGCAACGTTTTCCAATTAACAGTAAGAGGCATTAGTCGCAGTGCGGCGGTTATTCAAGAAAGAACGTCTAATATAGTAAGCGAGCTACGCGTCTTAGGCGGTGTTTCAAACTTTTTTGGGCATCAACGTTTCGGCACGATCCGTCCTATTACGCATTTGGTTGGAAAAGCCTTGGCACGAAATGATTTAGAGAAGGCAGCGCTACTGTTTCTCGCCAAGCCAAGTCCTTACGAGCATCCTCAATCAAATCAAGCGAGGCAGAGACTGCTGGAAACTGAAGATTTCGAAGAAGCGCTTAACCGTTTTCCGCGATGGTTGTTGTATGAGCGATTAATGTTGTCCCACTTGGCAAAGCATCCGAAAGAGTACGTAGGTGCTTTCAGAAGACTACCAAAACGTTTGTGCAGTCTCTTTCTTCAGGCATACCAGTCATATCTCTTCAACCGTTTTCTCAGCCAACGTTTAATGCGTAAAATTCTGGCTAACGAACCGCAAGTCGGCGACTATGTTGTGAAAACAGATAGCCACGGCTTGCCAACCAGCAGTTACGTAAAAGCCACTTCCGAGAAGATTGAAGATCTGCGTAAGACTGTGAAAAAGGGAGAGATGTACGTCGCAATTCCCTTAATCGGTTTCAAACAAGCCCCTTCAGAAGGCGTGCAAGGCGAAATAGAACAATCCATACTTGACGGCGAAAAGATAACCCAAACTGACTTCTACGTTTCCTCTATGCCAGAGATGAGTGCAGCTGGCGAACTTCGAGCAGTTGTGACGCCGATAATGAATCTTAACGTAGAAAAACCATTCAAAGACGAGTTAAATTCTGGCAAGAAGAAACTAAGAATTAGCTTTACTCTGCATCGTGGCTGTTACGCAACTGTTATCTTGCGGGAATTTATGAAGCCTCGCAACTTGATAAAAGCAGGATTCTAGCTGATTTCTACGGTTTTTAACTAGCTCTTTGCGCGTTCAGATAAGATTGGAATTATCAGCGAATATCTACCATAATTTATCTGTGTGCGCTTGTCAAAAAAGATGGATTCTGCCTTCATAAACTATTTTGTTAACTATATACAACTAGCTTTGCGACTTTGAAAGGAAAACAGGTTGGTAT
This window of the Candidatus Bathyarchaeota archaeon genome carries:
- the truD gene encoding tRNA pseudouridine(13) synthase TruD, with translation MRVASIEKQLGIETFVTKTRGVGGVIRQKPEDFRVEEALLDGLKAELEPKLPSQLTGEGRYLICLLVKRNWDTLLAARKIAKQLGISERRVRIAGIKDKKAVTAQHISIENIRLRQLKRIRVDGIHVYPLCYSPNMIFPHMSFGNVFQLTVRGISRSAAVIQERTSNIVSELRVLGGVSNFFGHQRFGTIRPITHLVGKALARNDLEKAALLFLAKPSPYEHPQSNQARQRLLETEDFEEALNRFPRWLLYERLMLSHLAKHPKEYVGAFRRLPKRLCSLFLQAYQSYLFNRFLSQRLMRKILANEPQVGDYVVKTDSHGLPTSSYVKATSEKIEDLRKTVKKGEMYVAIPLIGFKQAPSEGVQGEIEQSILDGEKITQTDFYVSSMPEMSAAGELRAVVTPIMNLNVEKPFKDELNSGKKKLRISFTLHRGCYATVILREFMKPRNLIKAGF